In Nicotiana tabacum cultivar K326 chromosome 2, ASM71507v2, whole genome shotgun sequence, the following proteins share a genomic window:
- the LOC107808064 gene encoding cation/H(+) antiporter 24-like: MYFLFISGVKTDLTQIKKAGKKQWYIAIFGVSIPMLCSLFIGIGVRKSMKKELAKASSMLGLTSEFAITAFPVIYPIIRELNLLSSEIGRMALSTALISDVIGIQFIVVFEAAKQGEQKSMYALWFLISSFLIGASIFGGVRRIMIWIINATPEGKSVEQIYVVFILLGVIVAGFLCDLGGIAVTNGPLWLGLAIPDGPPLGATLVEKSETIVMDILMPFSFAYVGFFTDISSMYGHWSYLRPIFLMAVTAYVVKMVTVLFTAYFLNMPFRDCLALSLVLSLRGEVEFLIFTHWLDLKMITRAYFTMLVVMTIGVTAIVTPLISIVYDPTRPYMIHTRRNIQHTASNTELHIIACIHDEENMPGIINLLEVSNPTTHSPFFVHALHLMELVGRAAPVFIDHKEEQESDNANSQNPIHNALKLFQQGRGGENMFKIHSYTSYSPKRTMYQDICKLALEKKASLIILPFYKDQFEVVARQGVQFVNSNVLKHAPCSVAILVDRGLSMRQSIHHFALLFTGGADAREALSYADRMAANPDVSLTAVRFLSHNGEGDNEMDKKLDDGLVTWFWVKNEGNHKVRYKEVIVKNGEDTISALQAMKNEFFHLWILGRNQGINPVLLQGLTDWSGENELGVIGDFLVSMNSGTTSSVLVVKQQILRGQEPSSISFLEKFTSCGL, translated from the exons ATGTATTTCCTTTTCATATCTGGTGTAAAGACGGATCTTACCCAGATAAAAAAAGCGGGGAAAAAACAATGGTACATAGCCATATTTGGGGTGTCCATTCCCATGTTATGTAGTCTATTTATTGGAATAGGTGTTCGAAAATCCATGAAAAAAGAATTAGCCAAAGCTTCTTCTATGTTGGGATTAACATCAGAATTTGCAATCACAGCTTTCCCTGTTATCTATCCAATTATTAGAGAGCTTAATCTCCTTAGTTCTGAAATTGGAAGAATGGCATTATCCACAGCTTTAATAAGTGATGTAATCGGAATCCAATTTATTGTTGTCTTTGAGGCAGCTAAACAAGGGGAACAGAAGAGTATGTATGCTTTATGGTTTCTCATTTCTTCTTTCTTAATTGGGGCATCCATTTTTGGAGGTGTTCGACGGATCATGATTTGGATAATTAATGCAACGCCAGAAGGGAAGTCAGTGGAGCAAATTTATGTGGTTTTCATACTGTTGGGAGTAATTGTTGCTGGTTTTTTATGTGATTTGGGTGGGATTGCAGTGACTAATGGGCCACTGTGGTTGGGCCTTGCCATTCCTGATGGGCCACCATTAGGTGCAACTTTAGTGGAAAAGTCAGAGACAATTGTTATGGATATTCTTATGCCATTTTCCTTTGCATATGTTGGATTTTTCACTGATATTTCATCCATGTATGGCCATTGGTCATATCTTCGACCAATATTTCTGATGGCGGTCACAGCTTATGTTGTTAAAATGGTTACTGTCCTTTTCACCGCGTATTTCTTGAATATGCCCTTCAGAGATTGTCTTGCTCTTAGCCTTGTCTTGAGTCTAAGAGGTGAAGTCGAGTTTTTGATTTTCACTCACTGGCTGGATTTAAAG ATGATAACAAGAGCATATTTCACAATGCTAGTAGTAATGACAATAGGGGTGACAGCTATAGTGACTCCCTTGATCAGTATAGTGTATGATCCAACAAGGCCTTATATGATTCACACAAGAAGGAACATTCAACATACTGCTTCAAACACAGAGTTACACATTATAGCTTGTATACATGATGAGGAAAATATGCCTGGAATTATAAATCTACTTGAGGTCTCAAATCCAACTACTCATAGCCCTTTCTTTGTTCATGCCTTGCACCTAATGGAGCTAGTTGGCCGTGCTGCACCTGTTTTCATCGACCATAAAGAGGAGCAAGAATCCGACAACGCAAACAGCCAAAATCCAATCCATAATGCTTTGAAGCTTTTCCAACAAGGCAGAGGTGGAGAAAACATGTTCAAGATACATTCATATACATCATATTCTCCTAAGAGAACCATGTATCAAGACATTTGTAAATTGGCTCTAGAGAAGAAGGCCTCTCTTATCATACTTCCATTTTACAAAGATCAATTTGAAGTAGTTGCAAGACAAGGAGTTCAGTTTGTAAACTCTAATGTCTTAAAACATGCTCCTTGTTCAGTAGCGATTCTTGTGGACAGGGGTCTTTCAATGAGACAATCAATTCACCATTTTGCGCTTCTGTTTACGGGAGGAGCTGATGCTAGGGAGGCACTTTCTTATGCTGATAGAATGGCTGCAAATCCAGATGTATCACTTACTGCTGTTCGATTCCTTTCACATAATGGTGAAGGGGATAATGAGATGGACAAGAAATTAGATGATGGTTTGGTGACATGGTTTTGGGTGAAAAATGAGGGAAATCATAAAGTTAGGTATAAGGAAGTTATAGTGAAGAATGGGGAGGATACtatttcagcacttcaggcaatgaaaaatgaattttttcaTCTTTGGATACTTGGGAGGAACCAAGGGATAAATCCTGTGCTGTTACAAGGATTAACAGATTGGAGTGGTGAAAATGAACTAGGAGTTATAGGAGACTTTCTTGTGTCGATGAATTCGGGTACTACGTCTTCTGTTCTAGTGGTGAAGCAGCAGATTTTGAGAGGACAAGAACCGTCATCTATTAGTTTTCTAGAAAAATTTACAAGTTGTGGGTTGTAG